One region of Bacterioplanoides sp. SCSIO 12839 genomic DNA includes:
- the glmS gene encoding glutamine--fructose-6-phosphate transaminase (isomerizing) yields MCGIVGAVAQRDVVQILLEGLKRLEYRGYDSAGVAVINSDQQLGRLRRLGKVQELANAVAEQPLPGGTGIAHTRWATHGEPSEANAHPHVSGDIAVVHNGIIENHETLRDELKAQGYVFSSQTDTEVIAHLVERELKTARSLREAVMATRTQLEGAYGMVVVNRQDPNRMVVARSGSPLVIGFGIGEHFVASDQLALLPVTRKFAFLEEGDVAEITRETVDVYDLNNQPVEREAKESTVEHDAGDKGEFRHYMMKEIYEQPQAIANTLEGRLVGDQLNLDALGDLSDIEQVQIIACGTSYHAGMTARYWIEELAGVACNIEIASEFRYRKSVVRPNSLLVTISQSGETADTLAALRLAKELGFAKSLTICNVPGSSLVRESDMALMTRAGAEIGVASTKAFTTQLVGLLLLTVALGRGRALDAAGEKRIADALTHLPGLIDKSLQMNSDIEKLAEQFAEKHHALFLGRGDQYPIAMEGALKLKEISYIHAEAYAAGELKHGPLALIDAEMPIVVVAPHNDLVEKLKSNIEEVRARGGELFVFADEAADIRPESNMQVMAVPHCDDIIAPILYTLPLQLLSYHVAVIKGTDVDQPRNLAKSVTVE; encoded by the coding sequence ATGTGTGGCATTGTGGGCGCAGTTGCGCAGCGAGACGTAGTACAGATTTTATTAGAAGGCCTGAAGCGTCTGGAATACCGTGGTTACGACTCTGCGGGCGTGGCCGTTATTAACAGCGATCAACAATTGGGTCGCTTGCGCCGTTTGGGCAAGGTACAAGAACTTGCTAACGCAGTAGCCGAGCAGCCATTACCAGGCGGAACCGGTATTGCGCATACTCGCTGGGCTACCCACGGTGAACCGTCAGAAGCCAATGCCCACCCACACGTATCCGGCGATATTGCCGTGGTTCATAACGGCATTATTGAAAACCACGAGACCCTGCGTGATGAGCTTAAAGCTCAGGGTTATGTGTTCTCCTCTCAAACCGACACAGAAGTGATCGCCCATCTGGTGGAGCGCGAATTAAAAACCGCCCGCTCACTTCGCGAAGCTGTTATGGCCACCCGAACTCAGTTGGAAGGTGCCTATGGCATGGTGGTGGTAAATCGCCAGGACCCGAATCGGATGGTCGTCGCTCGCTCCGGTTCACCCTTGGTGATTGGTTTTGGTATTGGCGAACATTTTGTCGCTTCTGACCAACTGGCGCTGTTACCTGTGACACGCAAGTTCGCCTTTTTAGAAGAAGGTGACGTGGCGGAGATCACCCGTGAAACCGTTGATGTTTACGACCTCAACAACCAGCCGGTAGAACGTGAAGCCAAAGAAAGTACCGTTGAGCACGATGCTGGCGATAAAGGTGAATTCCGTCATTACATGATGAAGGAAATTTACGAACAGCCGCAGGCCATTGCCAACACTCTGGAAGGCCGCTTAGTAGGTGACCAGTTAAATCTGGATGCACTGGGTGATCTGAGTGATATAGAACAGGTACAGATCATCGCTTGTGGCACCTCTTACCATGCAGGTATGACTGCTCGTTACTGGATCGAAGAACTGGCTGGCGTGGCTTGTAATATCGAAATTGCCTCTGAGTTCCGCTACCGCAAATCGGTGGTACGTCCAAACTCTCTGTTGGTCACCATTTCTCAAAGTGGTGAAACCGCCGATACCTTAGCCGCTTTACGCTTAGCCAAAGAACTGGGCTTCGCTAAGTCCCTGACCATTTGTAATGTGCCAGGGTCGTCGCTGGTACGTGAATCCGATATGGCACTGATGACTCGTGCTGGCGCGGAAATTGGCGTCGCTTCGACCAAAGCCTTCACTACTCAGCTGGTTGGATTATTGTTGTTAACCGTTGCGCTTGGCCGAGGTCGAGCACTCGATGCTGCCGGTGAAAAACGCATTGCCGACGCCTTAACGCATTTACCGGGCCTGATTGATAAATCGCTGCAAATGAACAGCGACATTGAAAAGCTGGCTGAACAATTTGCTGAGAAACACCACGCCTTATTCCTTGGCCGCGGCGACCAATACCCAATTGCCATGGAAGGGGCGCTGAAACTGAAAGAAATTTCTTATATTCATGCGGAAGCTTACGCCGCTGGCGAACTCAAACACGGCCCACTGGCATTGATCGACGCAGAAATGCCCATTGTTGTGGTTGCACCTCATAACGACTTAGTGGAAAAACTGAAGTCGAATATCGAAGAAGTGCGCGCTCGTGGCGGTGAACTGTTTGTGTTCGCCGATGAAGCCGCGGATATTCGCCCTGAGAGCAATATGCAGGTGATGGCCGTGCCACACTGCGATGACATCATTGCTCCGATTCTCTACACCTTACCGTTGCAGTTGTTGAGCTACCACGTGGCGGTAATCAAAGGTACCGACGTTGATCAGCCACGCAATCTGGCCAAATCAGTCACAGTTGAATAA
- the hemC gene encoding hydroxymethylbilane synthase, producing the protein MSASTTSPGKTLRIATRKSPLAMWQAEHIKARLEALHAGLTIELVTFTTKGDKILDTPLAKIGGKGLFVKELEVAMLAGDADIAVHSMKDVPMEFPEGLELGVICERENPLDAFVSNTYKSIDELPQGAVVGTSSLRRQCQIQQQRPDLKIKSLRGNVQTRLGKLDAGEFDAIILAAAGLLRMEMDDRIASFIPSEQSLPAGGQGALGIEWRTNDEAVHALIKPLAHEATAACVLAERALNRRLQGGCQVPIAAYAELEGDQLHLRGLVGSVDGSTLLRTEQNASMSDAEAMGIRAAEDLLQQGAGKILEEVYGHEVK; encoded by the coding sequence ATGTCTGCCTCGACCACCTCACCCGGTAAAACCTTACGTATTGCGACCCGTAAAAGCCCGCTGGCTATGTGGCAGGCGGAGCATATCAAAGCTCGTCTTGAAGCCCTGCACGCAGGCCTGACCATTGAACTGGTGACCTTCACCACCAAGGGCGACAAAATTCTGGATACGCCACTGGCGAAAATTGGTGGCAAAGGCCTGTTCGTGAAAGAGCTGGAAGTGGCAATGCTGGCCGGTGATGCGGATATTGCCGTGCATTCCATGAAAGATGTACCGATGGAGTTCCCGGAAGGCCTGGAACTGGGTGTGATTTGTGAGCGCGAGAATCCACTGGATGCGTTTGTTTCCAACACCTACAAATCAATCGATGAACTGCCGCAAGGTGCGGTTGTGGGAACCTCCAGCCTGCGTCGTCAGTGCCAGATTCAGCAACAACGCCCAGACCTGAAAATCAAAAGCCTGCGCGGCAACGTTCAGACTCGGCTGGGTAAGCTCGATGCCGGTGAATTCGATGCCATCATTCTTGCGGCAGCAGGCCTGCTACGTATGGAAATGGATGACCGTATTGCCAGCTTTATTCCATCTGAGCAATCTCTGCCAGCCGGTGGCCAGGGTGCCTTGGGTATTGAATGGCGCACCAATGATGAAGCCGTTCATGCACTGATCAAACCCTTAGCCCATGAAGCAACCGCGGCTTGTGTTCTGGCCGAGCGTGCTTTGAATCGTCGCCTGCAAGGTGGCTGTCAGGTGCCGATTGCGGCTTATGCAGAACTGGAAGGTGATCAGTTACACCTGCGTGGTCTGGTGGGCAGTGTGGATGGCTCCACCTTGTTACGCACCGAACAAAACGCCAGCATGAGTGATGCCGAAGCCATGGGCATCCGTGCCGCCGAAGACCTGCTGCAACAAGGCGCAGGCAAGATTTTAGAGGAAGTCTACGGCCACGAGGTGAAATAA
- a CDS encoding uroporphyrinogen-III synthase, which translates to MADSHKPDALRIIVTRPEGQQQSLMAAIAADFPDAELFHQPLIEIVTIEDDNNAVLLRQRMLNIDHYQAVIAISKNAAQTGLQWLDKYWPQPPEEIRWYAVGPTTADELSGELHPVYMPEQRFDSEGVLELASLQQVQDEKILIWRGEGGRETLANVLRQRGAQVDYAELYERRQIEYSTKQWQAVLQPPSLLLLSSGQGLDIIEQQVDNLADQVSAILVPSERVAEKARKKGYQQVLVAASARDQDVLTQLRDWVGLQQ; encoded by the coding sequence TTGGCTGACTCCCATAAGCCGGACGCTTTGCGCATTATCGTCACCCGACCAGAAGGTCAGCAGCAGTCATTAATGGCTGCCATCGCGGCTGACTTTCCCGATGCGGAGTTATTCCACCAGCCGCTGATTGAGATTGTCACCATTGAGGACGATAACAATGCGGTGTTATTGCGTCAGCGAATGCTCAATATTGATCACTATCAGGCGGTGATTGCGATCAGCAAAAATGCCGCTCAAACCGGCTTGCAGTGGTTAGATAAGTATTGGCCACAGCCCCCGGAAGAGATTCGCTGGTACGCCGTTGGTCCAACCACGGCCGATGAACTGAGCGGCGAGCTTCATCCGGTTTACATGCCAGAGCAACGTTTTGATAGCGAAGGGGTGCTGGAGCTGGCATCACTGCAACAGGTACAGGACGAAAAAATCCTGATATGGCGGGGCGAAGGTGGCCGCGAAACACTGGCTAATGTGCTGCGCCAACGTGGTGCTCAGGTCGACTACGCCGAATTGTATGAACGTCGTCAGATCGAATACAGCACAAAACAATGGCAAGCGGTGCTGCAACCACCGTCATTATTGCTATTAAGCAGTGGCCAGGGTCTGGATATTATTGAACAGCAGGTGGACAATCTTGCTGATCAGGTGAGCGCCATTCTGGTGCCCAGTGAACGGGTAGCAGAAAAGGCCAGAAAAAAAGGTTATCAACAGGTCCTGGTTGCTGCCAGCGCCCGTGATCAGGATGTACTGACTCAGCTGCGAGACTGGGTTGGCCTGCAACAATAA
- a CDS encoding uroporphyrinogen-III C-methyltransferase, with amino-acid sequence MSNETPIDTDIDTSDTATDVSKPADASVSTPAEKPQRTGPHPLSWINLVLMLGLFAVAAYAGYLGWTQQQTAQADIAVLRDRLEQAQGVAAELIKREQQMIAQAQRLTESADSLQQQVAHNTDRLGKLPGAERQDWLLAEAEYLLRLANQRLQLERDWSGAVSMLTAADNVLLETRNPRMNVVRADIARELLALRAVPAIDNVGAITRLQALQQQVTSLPWMPEKLIEEPTGEQPVEVLEQQAWYWQLWHHISTSVSNMVRIRTRNEPIAAPLTPDQQYYLQQNMHLMLEQAQVALLREQADLYQHSLKRISDWLDEYLMIDDERTRAARAALTELQGWDVNPQVPDISSSLLSLQKLVEQQRRGTVVSDATQEPAA; translated from the coding sequence GTGAGCAACGAAACGCCGATCGATACTGATATCGATACCTCAGACACAGCGACAGATGTATCAAAACCTGCAGATGCATCAGTATCAACGCCTGCAGAGAAGCCTCAACGCACTGGCCCTCACCCGCTTTCCTGGATCAACCTGGTGCTGATGCTGGGGCTGTTTGCCGTAGCTGCCTACGCTGGCTACCTCGGCTGGACACAACAACAAACCGCCCAAGCAGACATCGCGGTATTACGTGACCGCCTTGAACAGGCTCAGGGGGTCGCGGCAGAACTGATCAAGCGCGAGCAGCAAATGATTGCTCAGGCTCAACGGTTAACGGAATCCGCCGACAGCTTGCAACAGCAGGTTGCTCACAATACCGACCGTCTGGGTAAATTACCGGGAGCCGAGCGCCAGGACTGGTTACTGGCCGAAGCTGAATACCTGTTGCGCCTGGCCAACCAGCGTCTGCAGCTGGAGCGCGACTGGAGTGGTGCAGTGAGCATGTTAACCGCTGCAGACAATGTGTTACTGGAAACACGCAACCCACGTATGAATGTTGTTCGCGCAGACATTGCCCGTGAATTGTTAGCCTTACGTGCTGTTCCCGCGATCGACAACGTCGGTGCAATCACCCGCCTTCAGGCATTACAACAACAAGTGACGAGTTTGCCATGGATGCCGGAAAAACTGATTGAGGAACCGACCGGCGAGCAACCCGTTGAAGTGCTGGAGCAGCAAGCCTGGTACTGGCAGTTGTGGCACCACATCAGCACCAGTGTTTCGAATATGGTGCGTATCCGTACCCGCAACGAGCCAATTGCTGCCCCTCTGACTCCCGACCAGCAGTATTATCTGCAACAAAATATGCACCTGATGCTGGAACAGGCACAAGTCGCGTTGTTACGCGAACAAGCCGACCTGTACCAGCACAGCCTGAAACGCATCAGTGACTGGCTGGATGAATATCTGATGATTGATGACGAGCGCACCCGTGCTGCTCGTGCAGCGTTAACCGAATTACAAGGCTGGGATGTGAATCCTCAGGTACCGGACATCAGCAGCTCGTTGTTGTCCCTGCAGAAACTGGTTGAGCAACAACGCCGCGGCACCGTGGTTTCTGACGCAACACAGGAGCCTGCAGCATGA
- a CDS encoding heme biosynthesis HemY N-terminal domain-containing protein, with the protein MKILMLCLIITLIAGLFFGTLVSIDAGYVLLSWDVYTLETSLWFFLLILAATTLSMYIVIRASLLLLGSDWRFNEWRKERGRIRARRMTTRGFLALAQGQWRRAERQLRSSAVNSDTPLINYLAAARAAYEQGDTDSTDELLKAASQSTKGSELAVGITQVQLLQSRKQFEQALAVLLRLRGKHPKHAYVLKLLVKTYQELEDWVALNELLPTLKKLARIPAEELTKLEQNVQLQLLERAAHSYGGNQVQSLKDIYSNMPRSARVSQPVVKRYTELLLEQGEERLAEQELRNALSSVWHDDLICLYGRLNGDINKQLLFAEQQLTERPNDPMLLLILGRLALRQENFAKAREFLQTGLRIKGMPELHAEMGKLLMAEGDQVAACEHFQLALGN; encoded by the coding sequence ATGAAAATACTGATGCTGTGCTTAATCATTACATTAATCGCAGGCTTGTTCTTCGGCACTCTGGTCAGCATTGATGCAGGCTATGTGCTGTTGAGCTGGGATGTTTATACGCTGGAGACCAGCTTATGGTTTTTCCTGCTGATCCTGGCGGCAACCACCCTTTCGATGTACATCGTTATTCGTGCCAGCTTACTGCTGCTGGGCAGTGACTGGCGCTTTAATGAATGGCGCAAAGAGCGTGGCCGTATCCGGGCACGTCGCATGACCACCCGTGGCTTTCTGGCGCTGGCACAAGGTCAGTGGCGTCGTGCTGAGCGTCAGCTGCGCTCGTCCGCCGTAAACTCCGACACGCCACTGATTAACTATCTGGCAGCCGCTCGTGCCGCTTATGAACAGGGCGACACCGATTCCACCGACGAGCTGTTAAAAGCTGCTAGTCAAAGTACCAAAGGCTCCGAACTGGCCGTTGGCATCACTCAGGTGCAGTTATTACAGTCGCGCAAACAGTTTGAACAAGCGCTGGCAGTGCTGTTACGCCTGCGCGGCAAACACCCTAAACACGCCTATGTACTGAAATTACTGGTGAAAACCTATCAGGAACTGGAAGACTGGGTAGCACTCAATGAGTTACTGCCAACACTGAAAAAGCTGGCGCGCATTCCGGCGGAAGAACTCACCAAACTGGAGCAGAACGTTCAATTACAGTTATTGGAACGTGCGGCACACAGCTATGGCGGCAACCAGGTGCAGTCGTTAAAAGACATCTACAGCAACATGCCTCGTTCCGCCCGTGTGTCTCAACCCGTGGTGAAACGTTACACCGAACTGCTGCTGGAACAGGGCGAAGAAAGATTAGCCGAACAGGAATTACGCAACGCTCTGAGCAGCGTCTGGCATGACGATCTGATTTGTTTATATGGCCGGCTCAATGGCGATATCAACAAACAGCTGTTATTTGCCGAGCAACAATTAACCGAACGTCCTAACGATCCAATGTTATTGCTGATCCTCGGCCGCCTGGCGTTGCGCCAGGAGAATTTCGCTAAGGCCCGGGAATTCCTGCAAACCGGCTTACGCATTAAAGGTATGCCGGAGCTGCATGCTGAAATGGGTAAGTTATTAATGGCTGAAGGTGACCAGGTAGCCGCGTGTGAACATTTCCAGCTGGCACTGGGCAATTGA
- a CDS encoding ABC transporter substrate-binding protein, with amino-acid sequence MRGLVSWRIVSRWITASLMIAAPFVQAAETIKLGLNYPSTGRYKQQGIMQARGALLAIEEINANGGVLGKPLELLTANTASKPDKAVANVKTLAKQGAAMLFGGVSSSVAIAAGKEAAQQKRIYFGTLTYANGTTGVEGHRHMFRESYNAWMASKALGRYLSDELRGKKLFYITADYSWGWSTEESLRTFTDTMDAAQNPGVKVRFPRPRESDFVTALEAAQASGADVLMLIQFGDDMAHALRVAQRMNIKDKMTIIVPNLTLGMAKAAGAGIMEGVIGAVPWSWQVPYQYDYASGKTFVEAFLKKFEAHPSSAAASAYSIVYQFKDAAERAGSTQTNKLIKALEGHRYIGVKDEQQWRKLDHQNIQSVYVVKSKPRREILKSHLHEDFFEVLMKLPADEAARTQEEWLLARKTAGKPSKLQ; translated from the coding sequence ATGCGTGGATTAGTGAGCTGGCGTATTGTCAGTCGTTGGATAACCGCAAGCCTGATGATTGCAGCCCCATTCGTGCAGGCGGCAGAGACGATCAAACTGGGTCTCAATTACCCCTCTACCGGGCGTTACAAACAGCAGGGCATTATGCAGGCCCGTGGCGCATTACTGGCGATTGAAGAAATCAATGCCAACGGTGGTGTGCTCGGCAAACCGCTGGAACTGCTGACGGCCAATACCGCCTCAAAGCCGGATAAAGCCGTTGCCAATGTTAAGACCCTGGCCAAACAAGGAGCGGCCATGTTGTTTGGTGGTGTTTCCAGCTCCGTTGCCATCGCCGCCGGTAAAGAAGCCGCACAACAAAAGCGCATCTACTTTGGCACATTAACCTATGCCAATGGTACGACTGGTGTTGAAGGGCACCGGCATATGTTTCGTGAAAGCTACAACGCGTGGATGGCCTCTAAAGCGTTAGGTCGTTACCTCAGTGATGAGCTGCGAGGTAAAAAGCTGTTTTATATCACCGCAGATTATAGCTGGGGATGGAGTACCGAAGAGTCGCTACGTACGTTTACCGATACCATGGATGCAGCGCAGAACCCTGGAGTTAAGGTTCGCTTTCCTCGCCCGCGCGAATCGGATTTTGTGACAGCGTTGGAAGCTGCACAAGCGTCCGGGGCGGACGTGCTGATGTTGATTCAGTTTGGCGATGATATGGCGCATGCCTTACGTGTGGCTCAGCGGATGAACATCAAAGACAAGATGACGATTATTGTGCCAAACCTCACGCTGGGTATGGCCAAAGCCGCGGGTGCGGGCATCATGGAGGGTGTGATTGGTGCCGTGCCGTGGAGCTGGCAGGTGCCTTATCAGTATGATTACGCCAGTGGCAAAACCTTTGTTGAGGCATTCCTGAAAAAATTCGAAGCGCACCCTTCGAGTGCTGCCGCTTCAGCTTACAGCATCGTTTATCAGTTTAAAGACGCGGCGGAACGTGCCGGCTCAACCCAAACGAATAAACTGATTAAAGCACTGGAAGGCCATCGTTATATCGGCGTCAAAGACGAGCAGCAATGGCGGAAGCTGGATCACCAGAATATTCAGAGTGTGTACGTTGTCAAAAGTAAGCCGCGTCGTGAGATTCTGAAAAGTCATCTGCATGAAGACTTTTTTGAAGTGCTGATGAAGTTGCCAGCGGATGAAGCGGCAAGAACACAGGAAGAATGGTTGTTGGCACGAAAAACGGCGGGTAAACCCAGCAAGCTCCAGTAG
- a CDS encoding 2Fe-2S iron-sulfur cluster-binding protein, with protein sequence MKTHKITFQPNGVTILCREDEAIAEAALRQGVIVPVSCENGICQICQGDRISGELNFRNSLGESILEQDNQVLCCVAQPKTDIEIVMNDVYAPNHKPEVTLACQIPSVSLMADNMYRVELLAPAGKAFDYWPGQYLMLDVEDENGEAKQFPYSIASAPGDMTGGDRRRLELHIAANSPTAEAVVKFLQNAVVVRATLPGGDCLLNQSFLNGTNGQPLLMVAAGSGFSQMKALIEGALALNPNQEIHLYWSNRAAIGFYLSELPQQWAHDYPNFHYHPIIEQHADDWNGRAGWIYQVIHEDFDDLSQVQMFACGSPNMVYGTLDQLEKLGLSQTNMHSDVFAYAPRS encoded by the coding sequence ATGAAAACCCACAAAATAACCTTCCAGCCTAATGGCGTGACCATTCTCTGCCGAGAAGACGAAGCCATCGCCGAGGCGGCGTTGCGTCAGGGTGTGATTGTGCCTGTCAGTTGTGAAAACGGAATCTGCCAGATTTGCCAGGGGGATCGGATCAGCGGTGAGCTAAATTTTCGCAACTCGCTCGGAGAGTCCATACTTGAGCAGGATAATCAGGTATTATGCTGCGTCGCCCAACCCAAGACCGATATTGAGATTGTTATGAATGATGTGTATGCGCCAAACCATAAACCGGAAGTGACGCTGGCTTGCCAGATCCCCTCGGTCAGCTTGATGGCGGATAATATGTATCGGGTTGAACTGCTGGCTCCGGCCGGAAAAGCGTTCGATTACTGGCCGGGCCAGTATCTGATGCTGGATGTGGAAGATGAAAACGGCGAAGCCAAACAATTTCCGTATTCGATTGCCTCTGCGCCCGGTGATATGACCGGTGGCGATCGTCGTCGTCTTGAATTACATATCGCTGCTAACAGCCCAACGGCAGAAGCTGTGGTTAAGTTTTTGCAAAATGCCGTCGTGGTGCGTGCGACTTTACCGGGTGGCGACTGCCTGTTAAATCAGTCTTTCCTTAATGGCACTAATGGTCAGCCGCTATTGATGGTGGCGGCGGGCAGTGGCTTTTCGCAAATGAAAGCCCTGATTGAAGGTGCGCTGGCACTGAATCCAAATCAGGAAATTCACCTGTATTGGTCAAACCGCGCTGCCATTGGTTTTTATCTGAGTGAGCTGCCGCAGCAGTGGGCACACGATTACCCGAACTTCCATTATCATCCGATTATTGAGCAGCACGCCGATGACTGGAATGGTCGTGCAGGCTGGATTTATCAGGTAATTCACGAAGATTTCGACGATCTGAGCCAGGTTCAGATGTTTGCTTGTGGTTCTCCGAATATGGTGTACGGCACGCTCGATCAGTTGGAAAAACTGGGCCTGTCTCAAACCAATATGCACTCAGATGTGTTTGCTTACGCGCCACGCTCCTGA
- the ubiD gene encoding 4-hydroxy-3-polyprenylbenzoate decarboxylase: protein MKYKDLRDFIKMLEKRGELKRISYPVDPHLEMTEISDRVLRAKGPALLFENPKGYDMPVLANLFGTPERVAMGMGEESIEALREVGKLLAFLKEPEPPKGMKDAWSKLPIFKKVLSMGPKEVKKADCQQVVLEGDEVDLSKIPVQHCWPGDGGPLITWPLVITKGPHKERHNLGIYRQQVIGKNRVIMRWLSHRGGALDFLEWKKAHPGEPFPVTVALGADPATILGAVTPVPDTLSEYAFAGLLRDSRTELVKSIGNDLLVPASAEIVLEGVIHPDDMAPEGPFGDHTGYYNEVDDFPVFTVERITHRKKPIYHSTYTGRPPDEPAILGVALNEVFVPILQKQFPEIVDFYLPPEGCSYRMAVVSMKKQYPGHAKRVMMGVWSFLRQFMYTKFVIVVDDDVDTRNWEDVMWAITTRMDPARDTTLIENTPIDYLDFASPVSGLGSKMGMDATNKWPGETDREWGTPIVMDQDVKDKIDAIWDELGL, encoded by the coding sequence GTGAAATACAAAGATCTGCGTGACTTTATCAAAATGCTGGAAAAACGCGGTGAGCTGAAACGCATCAGTTACCCGGTTGATCCTCATCTGGAAATGACTGAAATCTCCGATCGGGTGCTGCGTGCCAAAGGCCCGGCCTTGTTGTTTGAGAATCCCAAAGGGTATGACATGCCGGTGCTGGCGAACCTGTTTGGTACACCGGAGCGGGTTGCCATGGGCATGGGGGAAGAAAGCATCGAAGCCCTGCGCGAAGTGGGTAAGTTGCTGGCGTTTCTGAAAGAGCCGGAACCACCGAAGGGCATGAAGGATGCCTGGTCGAAGCTACCTATCTTCAAGAAAGTCCTGAGCATGGGGCCAAAAGAAGTCAAAAAAGCCGACTGTCAGCAGGTAGTGTTGGAAGGTGATGAGGTCGATTTAAGCAAAATCCCGGTTCAGCATTGCTGGCCCGGCGACGGTGGGCCACTCATTACCTGGCCGTTGGTGATCACTAAAGGGCCGCATAAAGAGCGTCATAATCTGGGGATTTATCGCCAGCAGGTGATTGGTAAAAACCGGGTGATTATGCGCTGGTTAAGCCATCGTGGTGGCGCGTTAGATTTTCTGGAGTGGAAAAAAGCCCACCCGGGAGAACCTTTCCCGGTCACGGTGGCGTTGGGTGCTGACCCGGCCACCATTCTGGGGGCTGTTACTCCGGTGCCCGATACCTTAAGTGAATACGCGTTTGCTGGATTATTGCGCGACAGTCGTACCGAGCTGGTAAAAAGTATTGGCAATGATTTGTTGGTGCCCGCTTCGGCAGAGATTGTATTAGAGGGTGTGATTCACCCGGACGATATGGCACCGGAAGGCCCGTTTGGCGATCATACCGGTTATTACAACGAAGTGGATGACTTCCCGGTATTCACCGTGGAGCGCATTACCCATCGTAAGAAACCCATCTACCACAGCACCTACACCGGTCGTCCGCCGGATGAACCCGCGATTTTGGGGGTGGCATTAAACGAAGTGTTTGTGCCGATTTTGCAAAAGCAATTCCCGGAAATTGTCGATTTTTACCTGCCGCCGGAGGGCTGCTCTTACCGCATGGCGGTGGTGAGTATGAAGAAGCAATATCCTGGTCATGCTAAACGGGTGATGATGGGTGTGTGGTCGTTCCTGCGCCAGTTTATGTACACCAAGTTTGTGATTGTGGTGGACGACGATGTCGATACCCGTAATTGGGAAGATGTGATGTGGGCCATTACTACACGGATGGACCCAGCGCGCGATACCACGTTGATTGAGAACACACCGATTGATTACCTCGATTTTGCTTCGCCAGTCTCGGGCTTAGGTTCGAAGATGGGGATGGATGCCACCAATAAATGGCCGGGGGAAACCGACCGTGAATGGGGCACGCCGATTGTGATGGATCAGGATGTGAAAGATAAGATTGATGCTATTTGGGATGAGCTGGGACTCTGA
- a CDS encoding DUF423 domain-containing protein: MPEMQAKTTLLSAAVAGFTGVALGAFGAHGLKQVLSEKMLTVWQTAVQYHLVHSVVLLALAVVLLLLPSGASKTWLQRSATLMVIGLLLFSGSLYAMALTDIRPLGMITPIGGVSWLIGWGLMAVAALKLPDSKQA, translated from the coding sequence ATGCCTGAGATGCAAGCCAAAACCACCTTACTGTCTGCCGCCGTCGCCGGATTCACTGGAGTTGCCCTTGGCGCTTTTGGTGCCCACGGTTTAAAGCAGGTGCTGTCTGAGAAGATGCTAACGGTGTGGCAAACCGCGGTGCAGTATCACTTAGTACACAGCGTTGTGCTGCTGGCACTGGCGGTAGTCTTGCTGCTGTTGCCGTCTGGTGCGAGCAAAACCTGGCTGCAGCGTTCTGCCACCCTGATGGTGATTGGCCTGCTGTTATTCAGTGGCAGTTTGTATGCCATGGCCCTGACCGATATTCGCCCTCTGGGCATGATTACTCCGATTGGTGGGGTTAGCTGGTTAATTGGTTGGGGACTGATGGCCGTGGCTGCGCTAAAATTACCCGATTCCAAACAGGCTTAG